Proteins from a genomic interval of Candidatus Tumulicola sp.:
- a CDS encoding IPT/TIG domain-containing protein gives MAIAIGLALVWNAPASAGKWSGSTPDNGMGQSVSGEGQSTEVADPADPTGCTIIYTSKTTITVTDNATGKVVSRKTTTRMRKYKKKNCPPAAPFVLIESHTTVVTVNNNPDGTSTVNKDDQQTNPGGQPGYKHTESTEKHDKPDGGGNVTGGSSKKTERKTAGGKTTRTVTGQQWDAAKGVWVDIPVELLQLNLTSFAPIMPDSASRGGYLQGVVVANYTDSNGTAGQIVASGDVVITEPNGKHFRMKNVGEILLTGADLVRGRLRIISDPLPGHASVEIIDKPPATQPVISLPQEPPVVTDGTNLTVSGSGLASGDGPSVVLCTKQGCDAGRITTASDTQVRVDIPKLPPGPCSLVVENGNGKFSNVQTINPVEVQLILPKSGTVGQTLDAVVQLNGLMPENLNRTLQGTVNLLGPGTFEGGGMSQTVTFVHGTAHVKMTANAAGTLRVNVRDVH, from the coding sequence GTGGCGATTGCAATCGGGCTCGCGTTGGTGTGGAACGCACCAGCCAGCGCCGGCAAATGGTCGGGTTCGACGCCGGATAACGGCATGGGCCAATCCGTATCCGGCGAGGGCCAATCCACTGAGGTGGCCGATCCGGCCGACCCTACGGGTTGCACCATCATCTATACGAGCAAGACGACCATTACCGTGACCGACAACGCCACGGGCAAAGTGGTCAGCCGGAAGACGACCACGCGCATGCGTAAGTATAAGAAAAAAAATTGCCCGCCGGCCGCGCCCTTCGTGCTGATCGAATCCCACACGACCGTTGTCACCGTGAACAACAATCCCGACGGCACCTCGACCGTGAACAAAGACGATCAGCAGACCAATCCGGGCGGCCAGCCGGGATACAAGCACACGGAATCCACCGAGAAGCACGATAAGCCCGATGGCGGGGGCAACGTCACGGGCGGCTCGAGCAAGAAGACCGAGCGCAAAACCGCGGGCGGTAAGACGACGAGAACGGTCACCGGGCAGCAATGGGATGCGGCGAAGGGCGTTTGGGTCGACATCCCGGTCGAATTGCTGCAGCTCAATCTCACGAGTTTTGCGCCGATCATGCCGGATTCGGCGAGCCGTGGAGGCTACTTGCAGGGCGTGGTGGTTGCGAACTACACTGACTCGAATGGCACGGCGGGCCAAATCGTCGCCAGCGGCGACGTGGTCATCACGGAGCCGAACGGCAAGCACTTTCGGATGAAGAACGTCGGCGAAATCCTCTTGACTGGAGCCGACCTCGTGCGCGGGCGGCTGCGGATCATTTCGGACCCGCTGCCCGGCCATGCGTCCGTTGAGATCATTGACAAGCCCCCGGCTACGCAGCCGGTCATCTCGCTGCCGCAGGAACCGCCTGTGGTAACTGATGGCACGAATCTAACGGTCTCCGGGTCTGGCCTTGCGAGCGGAGACGGTCCGTCGGTCGTGTTGTGCACCAAGCAAGGGTGTGACGCCGGCCGGATAACGACCGCATCGGATACCCAGGTGCGCGTCGATATTCCGAAACTGCCGCCGGGGCCGTGCAGCCTGGTTGTCGAGAACGGCAACGGAAAGTTCTCGAACGTTCAGACGATCAATCCAGTCGAAGTGCAGTTGATCCTGCCGAAGAGCGGAACCGTCGGTCAAACGCTCGACGCGGTTGTGCAACTCAACGGCCTTATGCCGGAGAATCTCAACCGCACGCTGCAAGGCACGGTGAACTTGCTCGGGCCCGGGACGTTTGAAGGCGGCGGAATGTCGCAAACGGTCACCTTCGTTCACGGCACCGCGCACGTCAAGATGACGGCAAATGCCGCAGGAACGCTGCGGGTGAATGTGCGTGACGTGCACTAG